A section of the bacterium genome encodes:
- a CDS encoding nucleotidyltransferase domain-containing protein translates to MVTLPNDVRENVAKFIRQLDANNIPILQAYVFGSYAQGRQTEWSDIDLALVSDEFEGDFFNDRSKIIPFVIKMNKYIEAHPFAPTDFTADDPFVEEIIETGIKIT, encoded by the coding sequence ATGGTTACTCTCCCAAATGACGTCCGGGAAAATGTCGCCAAATTCATCCGCCAATTAGACGCCAACAATATTCCCATTCTGCAAGCCTATGTTTTTGGCTCTTACGCACAAGGGCGGCAAACGGAGTGGAGTGACATTGATCTTGCTCTTGTTTCCGATGAGTTTGAAGGTGATTTTTTTAACGATCGCAGCAAGATCATTCCTTTTGTCATAAAAATGAACAAGTACATCGAGGCGCATCCGTTTGCACCGACGGATTTTACCGCGGACGACCCTTTCGTCGAAGAGATCATCGAAACCGGCATCAAAATCACCTAA
- a CDS encoding sulfotransferase yields the protein MLTSPAQPRLENPATGEGRAPRSSPAALPERERRIRALKNAPPIFVIGSQRSGTSFLYRLIRNYLRIGFGRDNGNFIRFMKNLPHYGDLEQTRNLERLLCDLFRLPEFKKRFRGLALETGAFIENLEARTYAEIVRRFYAEWAYFKDPDAMRWGGKTPDYSIHAAALHQLLPDAKFIHIIRDGRDVALSLFHLAWGPKDAMLAARHWQERVQAALAFGRSVGPASYFELRYENLVQYPEQEFERLIRFIAHEGNLEEVVSRFRREIGDTVKRDNFDKWKKQMPRRQIRVFEQLAGGTLQTLGYPVVFPEVVGRPFQPWQRLWHHTSNILIKVLIALLVRRGFQRACEKGSRAWAAVRRRLRH from the coding sequence ATGTTGACTAGTCCCGCACAGCCCCGGCTGGAGAACCCTGCCACGGGTGAAGGCCGCGCGCCGCGCTCCTCGCCAGCAGCGCTGCCGGAAAGGGAAAGGCGCATCCGCGCGCTCAAGAATGCGCCGCCGATTTTCGTGATCGGCTCACAGCGCTCGGGCACTTCCTTCCTCTATCGCCTGATCAGGAACTATTTGCGCATCGGTTTTGGGCGGGATAACGGCAACTTCATCCGCTTCATGAAAAACCTGCCGCATTACGGCGATCTCGAACAGACCCGCAATCTCGAGCGGCTGCTGTGCGACCTGTTCCGCCTGCCCGAGTTCAAAAAACGATTTCGCGGACTCGCGCTGGAGACCGGCGCTTTCATTGAAAATCTTGAAGCGCGGACTTACGCCGAAATCGTGCGCCGCTTCTATGCCGAGTGGGCCTATTTCAAAGACCCGGACGCCATGCGCTGGGGCGGCAAAACGCCGGATTATTCCATTCACGCGGCCGCGCTGCATCAGCTTCTGCCGGATGCCAAATTCATTCACATCATCCGTGACGGCCGCGATGTGGCGCTTTCCCTGTTTCATCTTGCCTGGGGACCAAAGGACGCGATGCTCGCGGCGCGGCACTGGCAGGAACGTGTGCAAGCCGCGCTGGCGTTTGGCCGCAGCGTGGGGCCGGCCTCCTATTTTGAGTTGCGCTATGAGAATCTCGTGCAGTATCCCGAGCAGGAGTTCGAGCGCCTGATTCGGTTCATTGCCCACGAGGGCAACCTCGAAGAAGTCGTCAGCCGTTTTCGCCGCGAGATCGGTGACACGGTCAAGCGCGACAATTTCGACAAGTGGAAGAAACAAATGCCGCGGCGCCAGATTCGTGTTTTCGAACAGCTCGCCGGCGGCACGCTGCAGACGCTGGGTTATCCAGTCGTCTTTCCCGAGGTGGTCGGCCGGCCGTTCCAGCCCTGGCAACGCCTCTGGCATCACACCAGCAATATTTTGATCAAAGTACTGATTGCCCTTCTCGTGCGGCGCGGCTTTCAGCGCGCCTGCGAGAAAGGCAGTCGCGCGTGGGCGGCGGTGCGGCGCCGGCTGCGGCACTGA
- the larA gene encoding nickel-dependent lactate racemase, whose product MPSIQLPWAAWFGDGVQRLDLPAGWEVQICAMQDAPALRSQELPAACRRTISSPPLRELAFSCRTVAIAVDDLSRPTPAHLILPALIAELIEAGIQPENISFVISLGSHTALTEDDLIKKLGKEIVARHRVVNHDCHGELVDIGVSVGKVPVKINAAFMAADLKILLGSVVPHAFAGYSGGAKMVLPGLSNIESIEWTHKAVMMGLRGKAGTLEGNRFRAEFERVARHAGVNFAIQVVVNSRREIAGIFAGDIELAHREAAKFAGEIYATPAPQQADVAILNAYPKDDELLQAENALMYHHTAPEEYLKEDGVLLITSACSLGMGHHGLFGPHQRLYRKPMAKGFLKQRQLAAFMPGVTSEQFHQVYWEGYPHFSTWQAAREYLQQRYPNGGKVAVLPCGSIQICEQSR is encoded by the coding sequence ATGCCTAGCATTCAGTTGCCCTGGGCCGCGTGGTTCGGCGACGGCGTGCAGCGCCTCGACCTGCCCGCGGGCTGGGAGGTGCAGATTTGTGCGATGCAGGATGCACCGGCATTGCGGTCGCAAGAGCTGCCGGCCGCCTGCCGCCGCACCATCTCCAGCCCGCCCCTGCGCGAGCTTGCTTTTTCCTGCCGCACCGTCGCCATTGCCGTGGATGATCTCAGCCGGCCCACGCCCGCGCATCTCATTCTGCCCGCCCTCATTGCCGAACTGATCGAAGCCGGTATTCAGCCGGAGAATATTTCATTCGTCATCAGTCTCGGCTCGCACACCGCATTAACCGAAGACGATTTGATCAAAAAGCTCGGCAAAGAAATTGTCGCGCGCCATCGCGTCGTGAATCACGATTGTCACGGTGAGTTGGTTGATATTGGCGTGTCCGTCGGCAAAGTGCCGGTGAAGATCAATGCGGCATTCATGGCTGCGGATTTGAAAATCCTGCTCGGCAGTGTCGTGCCGCATGCGTTCGCGGGCTACAGCGGCGGCGCGAAGATGGTGCTGCCCGGCTTGTCGAACATCGAAAGCATCGAATGGACGCACAAGGCGGTGATGATGGGATTGCGCGGCAAAGCCGGCACGCTGGAGGGCAATCGCTTTCGTGCGGAGTTCGAGCGCGTCGCGCGCCATGCCGGCGTCAACTTCGCGATTCAAGTCGTGGTCAACAGCCGCCGGGAAATTGCCGGTATTTTTGCGGGCGATATCGAACTCGCGCATCGCGAGGCAGCCAAGTTCGCCGGCGAGATTTACGCCACGCCTGCTCCGCAGCAAGCCGACGTCGCGATTCTCAATGCCTATCCCAAAGACGACGAGCTGCTGCAGGCTGAGAACGCGTTGATGTATCATCACACCGCGCCCGAAGAGTACCTCAAAGAAGACGGCGTGCTGCTCATCACCAGCGCATGTTCATTGGGCATGGGACATCATGGTTTGTTTGGTCCGCATCAACGTTTGTACCGCAAGCCCATGGCCAAAGGCTTTCTCAAGCAGCGCCAGCTTGCCGCATTCATGCCGGGCGTGACCAGTGAGCAATTTCATCAAGTTTATTGGGAAGGCTATCCGCATTTCAGCACGTGGCAGGCAGCGCGCGAGTATTTGCAGCAGCGTTATCCAAACGGCGGGAAGGTGGCGGTGTTGCCGTGCGGGAGTATTCAGATTTGTGAGCAAAGCCGTTAA
- a CDS encoding SBBP repeat-containing protein yields MKHPAHFPLLLLLLLPVRILAQEAQTPETIPKDIRHLSSLATHTFEGGVDTAWVRHYASGAIRNEDAAGIVLDASGEHFYVAGSRRNTLSGMDFLTIKYDTSGVKIWAIAYNGEANADDYAAAIANDSLGNIYVTGKSKGNGSGYDFVTVKYSPNGERLWTSRYNAPANADDEPSGLTLDHEGNIYAAGISMGVGTWNDFLTISYSSEGVERWVARYNGPGNGEARVAGIAVDRNGGVYVAGATAEFNATMAFTTLKYDRSGIRQWVARDLDPARRNCFVNALALDDSGNVYVAGAMVNDVSFLDFATIKYNRNGVRQWVAYYNGPNNEYDQATAVAVDVGRGFVYVTGKAAGLDGRHNYATIQYTLEGEQRWVRLYDGFAAGEDIATVLALDDAGGIYVTGNSRLNTRLDFATIKYDHQGARQWIARYSSNMFSEEEARALAVDKLRNAYVVGQSDKEVVAVKYDAIGEQKWAKNYDVAGVSSDVITSVAIDAASHDSEVYVSGIVGKGNGIIPDFATIKYNAQGESAWIHRVPGVSRQQDKIMSLLVDANLYLVGSGLSTSTNSFVNFFTVKLSIFGEQQWLIRDTSSVGNFDFAKAFAVDRFGSIYVTGSAYGGIGSRDNFMTVKYDAAGIEQWRALYNGPGSGYDAAEAIVADDSGNVYVSGWSYASTSRRDFATIKYNAGGARLWLARYSGLKNGDDIVTAMALDDSGNVYVTGYSVGKGKPDQHDYATIKYNSAGKQLWAARYENPAGKEDQPVALATVPASQGGGVYVTGWSTSNDKGTDYVTIKYDAAGKAVWLSRFDGAGHDDKAVALAYDRTALGMNFYVTGWSLNEEGNMDIVTLKYGDGGEQQWLARYSISGVNNTPSAIAVDAGGNVFVAGSSSREQSSIYTTIKYVQKSSVSVKSPASENPGFSLSQNYPNPFNPTTNIKYHLPFAAHVTLRIFDLTGREVTVLVKALQPAGGHSAQWQAGNVPSGVYFYRLESKSLSGTKMVAMKKLILLK; encoded by the coding sequence ATGAAACATCCAGCCCATTTTCCTCTGCTGCTGCTTTTACTTTTGCCCGTGCGCATCCTCGCGCAAGAAGCGCAAACGCCCGAAACAATCCCGAAAGACATTCGGCATTTATCTTCCCTGGCGACGCATACCTTTGAAGGCGGCGTTGACACGGCGTGGGTGCGCCATTATGCTTCCGGCGCAATCAGGAATGAAGATGCCGCTGGAATCGTCTTGGATGCCAGCGGCGAGCATTTTTACGTTGCCGGCAGCCGGAGAAACACGCTCAGTGGAATGGACTTTTTAACAATTAAATATGATACCTCCGGCGTGAAGATTTGGGCCATTGCTTACAATGGCGAGGCCAACGCCGATGATTATGCTGCGGCGATTGCGAATGACTCGCTCGGAAATATTTATGTGACGGGCAAATCCAAAGGGAACGGTTCAGGCTATGATTTTGTGACGGTCAAATACAGCCCCAATGGCGAGAGGTTGTGGACCTCTCGTTATAACGCCCCTGCAAATGCTGACGATGAACCGAGCGGTTTGACGCTCGATCATGAAGGCAACATCTATGCCGCCGGCATCAGTATGGGCGTGGGAACCTGGAATGATTTTTTGACGATCAGCTATAGCTCAGAAGGCGTTGAGCGATGGGTTGCGCGTTATAATGGCCCGGGTAATGGCGAGGCTCGCGTTGCCGGCATTGCCGTTGACCGCAATGGCGGCGTCTACGTTGCCGGAGCAACGGCGGAATTCAACGCAACAATGGCCTTTACCACACTCAAATACGATCGCTCCGGAATTCGCCAGTGGGTCGCGCGTGATCTTGATCCCGCCAGACGAAACTGTTTTGTAAACGCATTGGCTCTCGATGATTCCGGCAATGTGTACGTCGCCGGCGCCATGGTAAATGATGTCAGTTTTCTCGACTTCGCTACGATAAAATACAATCGCAACGGTGTGCGGCAATGGGTGGCTTATTACAATGGGCCTAATAATGAATACGATCAAGCAACTGCCGTCGCTGTCGATGTAGGAAGAGGTTTTGTCTATGTGACGGGGAAGGCGGCAGGCCTGGATGGAAGACACAACTATGCGACCATTCAATACACCTTGGAAGGCGAGCAACGCTGGGTAAGGTTGTATGATGGCTTTGCCGCCGGCGAAGATATTGCCACGGTGCTGGCATTGGATGATGCCGGCGGCATTTATGTCACCGGCAACAGCCGGCTCAACACGCGCTTGGATTTTGCTACCATAAAATATGATCACCAGGGCGCGCGCCAATGGATCGCGCGTTATAGCAGCAACATGTTTTCCGAAGAAGAAGCAAGGGCTTTGGCCGTTGACAAGCTCCGGAACGCTTATGTTGTCGGACAAAGCGATAAGGAAGTCGTTGCTGTCAAATACGATGCCATCGGCGAACAGAAATGGGCAAAGAATTATGACGTTGCAGGAGTTTCGTCGGATGTCATCACTTCAGTGGCAATCGATGCTGCAAGTCACGACAGCGAGGTCTATGTTAGCGGTATTGTTGGAAAAGGAAACGGCATAATACCGGATTTTGCCACGATTAAGTATAACGCTCAAGGCGAATCAGCATGGATACATCGTGTGCCTGGAGTGTCGCGCCAGCAGGACAAAATAATGTCTCTACTCGTTGACGCCAATCTCTATCTTGTTGGAAGTGGATTAAGTACTAGCACGAATTCATTTGTCAATTTTTTTACTGTCAAACTCAGCATTTTCGGTGAGCAACAATGGCTCATTCGTGATACAAGTTCGGTTGGCAATTTTGATTTCGCAAAAGCCTTTGCGGTTGACCGCTTCGGTTCTATTTATGTGACGGGAAGCGCTTATGGCGGCATTGGATCAAGGGATAATTTCATGACCGTCAAATATGACGCCGCCGGTATCGAGCAATGGCGCGCGCTTTACAACGGCCCCGGCAGCGGCTATGATGCTGCCGAGGCCATTGTCGCCGATGATTCCGGCAATGTTTACGTATCCGGTTGGAGTTACGCTTCTACCAGCCGCCGCGATTTTGCAACGATTAAATACAACGCCGGCGGTGCACGGCTTTGGCTTGCTCGTTACAGCGGCCTTAAAAACGGCGATGATATTGTTACCGCGATGGCGCTTGATGATTCCGGCAACGTCTACGTAACCGGCTATAGCGTCGGCAAAGGCAAGCCGGATCAGCACGATTATGCGACCATCAAATACAACAGCGCGGGCAAGCAGCTTTGGGCGGCGCGCTATGAAAATCCTGCCGGCAAAGAAGACCAGCCGGTTGCCTTGGCCACAGTACCGGCCTCGCAAGGCGGCGGAGTTTATGTCACGGGTTGGAGTACGAGCAATGATAAGGGAACGGATTATGTCACGATAAAGTATGACGCCGCCGGCAAAGCCGTCTGGCTCAGTCGCTTCGATGGCGCCGGCCACGACGATAAGGCTGTGGCGCTGGCCTATGATCGCACAGCTTTGGGCATGAACTTTTATGTCACAGGTTGGAGTTTGAATGAAGAAGGCAATATGGACATTGTGACGCTCAAGTATGGCGACGGAGGCGAGCAGCAATGGCTGGCACGCTATAGTATTTCCGGTGTCAATAACACGCCAAGCGCAATAGCGGTCGACGCCGGCGGCAATGTTTTCGTCGCAGGATCGAGCAGCCGCGAGCAGTCAAGCATCTACACGACGATAAAATATGTGCAGAAATCAAGCGTATCGGTGAAAAGTCCTGCCTCCGAAAATCCGGGTTTTTCCCTGTCGCAAAACTATCCGAACCCGTTCAATCCCACCACCAACATCAAATACCATTTACCTTTCGCCGCTCATGTAACCCTGAGGATCTTTGATTTGACGGGCCGGGAAGTCACTGTCTTGGTGAAAGCATTGCAACCGGCCGGCGGGCACAGTGCGCAATGGCAGGCCGGTAATGTGCCGAGTGGCGTCTATTTTTATCGTTTGGAAAGCAAATCTTTATCTGGCACGAAAATGGTTGCCATGAAAAAGCTGATTCTTTTAAAATGA
- a CDS encoding acyl carrier protein, translating into MDIRTEIVNFLKKQAPKGVTFKDSDSLLATGVIDSLKMLDLISFIENQFNLAVDEDEMMPDNFESVDAITRFIHQKRQSLHA; encoded by the coding sequence ATGGACATCCGCACTGAAATCGTCAATTTTTTGAAGAAGCAGGCGCCCAAGGGCGTCACGTTCAAAGACAGCGACAGCCTGCTCGCAACCGGCGTCATTGACTCGCTCAAGATGCTCGATCTCATCAGCTTCATCGAAAATCAATTCAACCTTGCCGTCGATGAAGACGAGATGATGCCGGACAATTTCGAGTCGGTGGACGCCATCACGCGTTTCATTCACCAAAAACGCCAGAGCCTGCATGCCTAG